One window of the Branchiostoma lanceolatum isolate klBraLanc5 chromosome 3, klBraLanc5.hap2, whole genome shotgun sequence genome contains the following:
- the LOC136429856 gene encoding pleckstrin homology domain-containing family A member 7-like isoform X5, protein MDRSTITDSRSTSTVSFQDEKKPNSTSNKSPMDVGILGGTLKETKKEPPSPSSYLMRGWLNKQDHGGLRSWRKRWFVLTNRGLLYYKNEGESNLLGSIVLIGYKVEAISASADKSRSSQKHAFKLTHPSQRQYIFSAESREDMVKWLKALNAVTTTDTQTNSTNNVPSPKQNMQRGRADEIDDAGFNERDNTLRPRVVSSSSQEGNMPTSSKLSAPNGYQPNYRSPQYQENRQNSPNYVQYRPKGDRNGHAAPRPVTYHAGMAMTNNVPGSKPSSVDTDSGYHGSERRPVQNSRSDSRLLPYANDPRNPYRTDRARQQPPDLRVVQRSESLQRLQQWKSQTLERQGRSRSDLSTVEEVPRANYRNYQQDNGSSSNYSTEHRKGVYPDSYKTLPRHMPAGQISPKYNSTPPSEDSWHISTLPRNNSSGYKTAQDQYYQNYARNQAWQHNTPADPKELKREESLRQLSDWRQRTLSSTTSQGSGPSSGPDQSRNYQDMRRREPTDAARKARPVSEHFRFPETRSVDAVMRQTRPVSSFYPTAGVESPPPVRPPLPTAYRHQEYGTDHPDAAPSRSYRTATQEAPKVSPVSYNHVPETKETSDDAYSLGDIDDVFAGEVTPSSRPNFKLTSSDLMGKSHEELTLLLIQLKRDQDQLVEEHNDALSKMMAYTRAGASGLHSPHDEEERWKQYEELRRKCEESERKLNASKPMLSLVTNMVKLGDLYNTPDNRHNKQYDEFGRRTNPEMSNREQFEFSRQLEEQQVGSSNSGLQHSPSDDKLVNVKSMRIRELDGHMQELTARVTVLKEDMENLERTLHSTSKKMAQYRDQPHEKDRYASLQAAIQSEISKVRADLAQESKKLEAFSGEHGQLSNELRAVHSRLWEDSTSTTASSPSKASEKAAMKNRLQQDLAHVQSMMSGLAQQRDRLEGHVNSIRNQFSAGADGPFVETDLDTGIQHDLRAAQQAEREHQNNTQSREEAQLQRSVPTILVHRPENNADPSQNSGAFKSSLSVRQLKRESAERRSRDRQHDREVVGGEADGNDRSRSPPKRSNTLPGRPRDQSINNMTARSLKRVSRSSSDVSRLRIPSTSSSEGGRRRKPSAAERLFGGGGGISRSAVDLRTLGQHDQPGRSKSSKSTSSILKKPRKTKPRPDFSAPVEPFHSTTDLEMSPPENSPKVIETDIEPVEFDLDWNRELLPPSKTVLIPERYVSDTESEESLSPEEQAQRRRKAAKFQKLLSNYSMQDLSKANSEREKKDRAHILSVQAALASQVKQESRKMARSPHLERKTFTVPEDRGTYL, encoded by the exons ATGGATCG GTCGACCATCACAGACAGCCGCAGCACCAGTACTGTGTCATTCCAGGACGAAAAGAAGCCG AATTCTACCAGCAACAAGAGTCCGATGGATGTGGGCATTCTTGGTGGCACCTTGAA AGAGACCAAGAaggagcccccctcccccagcagtTACCTGATGAGGGGCTGGTTGAATAAGCAGGACCACGGCGGCCTCAGGTCCTGGAGGAAACGCTGGTTTGTGCTGACCAACAGGGGACTGCTCTACTACAAAA ATGAGGGAGAAAGCAACCTACTTGGAAGCATCGTTCTGATTGGCTACAAGGTAGAGGCTATCTCAGCCTCTGCAGACAAGAGTCGCAGCAGCCAGAAACATGCCTTTAAG CTGACGCACCCTTCACAGCGACAGTACATATTCAGTGCAGAGTCTAGGGAAGACATGGTGAAGTGGCTCAAAGCCCTCAACGCTGTCACCACAACTGATACTCAAACAAACAG CACCAACAACGTGCCTTCGCCCAAGCAAAACATGCAACGCGGGAGAGCGGACGAAATAGACGACGCAGGGTTTAACGAGAGAGACAACACGCTTCGACCTCGGGTCGTGTCATCTTCCAGTCAGGAAGGGAATATGCCAACATCATCCAAATT GTCAGCCCCGAACGGCTACCAGCCCAACTATCGTTCCCCCCAGTACCAGGAAAACAGACAGAACAGTCCAAACTACGTTCAGTACAGGCCGAAAGGCGATCGTAATGGACACGCGGCGCCGCGCCCCGTGACTTACCATGCTGGCATGGCAATGACGAACAATGTGCCTGGAAGCAAACCAAGTTCCGTGGACACCGACTCCGGATACCACGGCTCCGAACGGCGACCCGTACAGAATTCGCGTTCCGACTCCCGTCTCCTCCCCTATGCAAATGATCCTCGTAACCCCTATCGAACAGACAGAGCGCGACAACAACCTCCCGACCTGCGCGTCGTGCAACGATCGGAATCCCTGCAACGATTACAGCAATGGAAAAGTCAGACTCTCGAACGGCAGGGACGGTCGCGATCGGACTTGTCGACAGTCGAGGAAGTCCCCCGCGCCAACTATCGCAACTACCAGCAGGACAATGGTTCAAGTTCAAACTACTCCACAGAACACCGAAAAGGGGTGTACCCGGATTCCTACAAAACCTTACCCAGACACATGCCCGCTGGACAGATAAGTCCGAAATACAACTCCACCCCTCCTAGCGAAGATTCCTGGCACATCTCGACCCTCCCGCGTAACAACAGCAGCGGTTATAAAACGGCACAGGACCAGTACTACCAGAACTATGCACGGAACCAGGCGTGGCAGCACAACACGCCAGCCGACCCGAAGGAGTTGAAGAGGGAGGAGTCCCTGCGCCAGCTGTCGGATTGGAGACAACGCACTCTGTCGAGTACAACGTCACAGGGGTCAGGGCCTAGCTCAG GACCAGACCAGAGCAGAAATTATCAGGACATGAGAAGACGAGAACCCACGGATGCAGCGCGTAAGGCCCGTCCCGTGTCGGAACACTTCAGGTTCCCGGAGACGAGATCGGTGGACGCAGTCATGAGACAGACACGACCGGTGTCGTCGTTCTACCCCACTGCTGGTGTGGAGTCCCCGCCCCCCGTCAGACCCCCTCTCCCCACAGCCTACAGGCACCAAGAAT ATGGGACAGACCACCCGGATGCTGCCCCCAGCAGAAGCTACCGCACGGCGACACAGGAGGCCCCCAAGGTGTCTCCTGTTTCCTACAACCACGTGCCTGAGACCAAGGAGACAAGTGACGATGCTTACAGTCTGGGG GACATTGATGACGTGTTTGCCGGCGAGGTCACCCCCAGCTCACGGCCCAACTTCAAACTCACCTCATCTGACCTCATGGGCAAATCG CATGAGGAGCTGACCCTGCTGCTGATCCAGCTGAAGAGAGACCAGGACCAGCTGGTGGAGGAACACAACGACGCCCTGTCCAAAATGATGGCCTACACCAG GGCCGGTGCGAGCGGGCTGCACTCGCCCCACGATGAGGAGGAGAGGTGGAAGCAGTACGAGGAACTGAGGAGGAAGTGTGAGGAGTCCGAGAGAAAG CTGAATGCCAGCAAGCCCATGCTGAGTCTGGTGACAAACATGGTGAAGTTAGGAGACCTGTACAACACACCTGACAACAGGCATAACAAACAATATGACGAG TTTGGAAGACGGACCAACCCAGAGATGTCCAATCGTGAGCAGTTTGAGTTCAGCAGGCAGCTGGAGGAGCAGCAGGTGGGGTCATCGAACTCCGGTCTGCAGCACAGCCCCAGTGATGACAAGCTGGTCAAT GTCAAGTCTATGAGAATCCGTGAGCTGGACGGTCACATGCAGGAGCTGACGGCAAGGGTCACAGTTCTCAAGGAAGACATG GAAAACTTGGAGAGAACGTTGCACTCGACGAGCAAGAAGATGGCGCAGTACCGCGACCAGCCGCACGAGAAGGACCGCTACGCCAGCCTTCAGGCTGCCATCCAATCAGAGATCAGCAAGGTTAGGGCTGACCTCGCACAGGAGTCAAAG AAGCTGGAGGCGTTCTCCGGCGAGCATGGTCAGCTGAGTAACGAGCTGAGGGCGGTGCACAGCCGACTGTGGGAGGACTCCACCTCAACAACAGCCAGCTCCCCATCTAAG GCATCAGAGAAGGCTGCCATGAAGAACCGTCTCCAGCAGGACCTGGCCCATGTACAGAGCATGATGTCAGGCCTGGCACAGCAGAGGGACAGGCTAGAGGGGCACGTCAACTCCATCAGGAACCAGTTCTCAG CTGGCGCAGACGGTCCATTCGTGGAGACCGACCTGGACACGGGGATCCAGCACGACCTGCGGGCGGCCCAGCAGGCGGAACGGGAACACCAGAACAACACTCAGTCACGCGAGGAGGCACAGCTTCAGAGATCTGTGCCAACCATACTG GTTCACAGGCCTGAAAACAACGCCGACCCCTCCCAGAACTCGGGAGCCTTTAAGAGCTCGCTCAGCGTGCGTCAGCTGAAGAGGGAGTCTGCCGAGCGGCGCTCGCGTGACCGACAACACGACAGAGAGGTCGTCGGCGGGGAGGCAGATGGAAACGATAGGTCGCGAAGTCCTCCGAAGAGGAGTAACACTCTTCCAGGGAGACCTAGAG ACCAGTCTATCAACAACATGACCGCTAGGAGCCTTAAACGTGTGTCTCGATCGAGCAGTGATGTCTCCCGATTAAGAATACCATCAACGTCTTCTTCTGAG GGAGGGCGGAGACGGAAGCCCAGCGCGGCGGAGCGTCTGttcggtggtggtggtgggatATCACGCAGCGCCGTGGATCTGAGAACCCTCGGTCAACATGACCAGCCGGGCCGATCTAAAAGTTCTAAGAGCACCTCTTCCATCCTCAAAAAGCCCAGG AAGACGAAGCCTCGGCCAGACTTCTCGGCGCCGGTTGAGCCTTTCCACAGCACCACTGACCTTGAGATGTCCCCGCCAGAGAACAGCCCCAAGGTCATCGAGACGGACATCGAGCCTGTGGAGTTTGACCTTGACTGGAACAGAGAG CTGCTACCTCCCTCCAAGACGGTGCTGATTCCCGAGCGCTACGTGTCGGACACGGAGTCGGAGGAGTCGCTATCGCCCGAGGAGCAGGCTCAGCGCAGACGCAAGGCAGCCAAGTTCCAGAAGCTGCTGTCCAATTACAG CATGCAGGACCTGTCCAAAGCCAACTCGGAGCGCGAGAAGAAGGACCGCGCCCACATCCTGTCCGTGCAGGCCGCCCTCGCCTCGCAGGTCAAGCAGGAGAGCCGCAAGATGGCGCGCTCCCCGCACCTGGAGCGTAAGACGTTCACCGTGCCCGAGGACAGGGGCACCTACCTCTAG